Proteins encoded in a region of the Ptychodera flava strain L36383 chromosome 4, AS_Pfla_20210202, whole genome shotgun sequence genome:
- the LOC139131770 gene encoding uncharacterized protein isoform X1: MAASLLKCEVCHRSAKILKRCTRCRNVFYCTRNCQIKDWPTHKIYCFQEVHSNPHRSMATQECSAKEREPLSTQETKPAKVMVGGQHKTDKSNSTKFIGASESNHKPDSTCSEEANPKTESKCKSESKPDRRGDVISGAVDVNGTERANSGPGSQGKQTVGSKPEGLGASSSDKSQAKCDLSSVNVTLKHNKDRHKLNLLEEWDGETVMTKISEFLQIPIHGLKLVHKGKMANKDNVKNFVTEKAVFQAIGEPAESEYNLVSTDVDIICEQLSCTRNVAIRALRKTGDLVDAMFLIGNFD; the protein is encoded by the exons atggcagcgTCCTTGCTGAAGTGCGAAGTGTGCCACCGTAgcgcaaaaattttgaaaagatgcACTCGATGCCGCAATGTATTTTACTG TACAAGGAACTGTCAAATCAAGGACTGGCCAACTCataaaatttattgttttcaaGAAGTGCATTCAAATCCGCATAGGAGTATGGCAACACAGGAATGCAGCGCTAAGGAAAGGGAGCCACTGTCAACACAGGAAACAAAACCTGCCAAGGTCATGGTCGGAGGCCAGCACAAAACTGACAAATCCAATTCAACAAAATTCATTGGCGCATCTGAATCTAATCACAAACCAGACTCCACTTGCAGTGAGGAAGCCAATCCCAAAACAGAATCCAAGTGCAAATCTGAATCCAAGCCAGACAGAAGAGGTGACGTCATTTCAGGTGCAGTCGATGTCAATGGCACAGAAAGAGCCAACAGTGGCCCTGGCAGTCAAGGAAAACAAACGGTGGGCTCTAAACCAGAAGGCTTGGGGGCAAGTTCTTCAGACAAATCACAGGCAAAATGTGACCTCTCTTCAGTCAATGTTACCTTGAAACacaacaaagacagacacaagTTAAATCTACTGGAGGAATGGGACGGTGAAACAGTAATGACCAAAATCTCCGAGTTCCTACAGATACCAATACATGGACTAAAGCTGGTTCACAAAGGCAAAATGGCCAACAAAGACAATGTTAAGAATTTTGTTACTGAGAAAGCAGTGTTTCAAGCCATCGGTGAACCAGCTGAAAGCGAGTACAACTTAGTGAGCACCGATGTTGATATTATCTGTGAACAGTTATCCTGTACAAGAAATGTCGCCATACGAGCCCTGAGGAAAACCGGTGATCTTGTTGATGCTATGTTTCTGATAGGAAATTTTGACTAG
- the LOC139131770 gene encoding uncharacterized protein isoform X2 produces the protein MATQECSAKEREPLSTQETKPAKVMVGGQHKTDKSNSTKFIGASESNHKPDSTCSEEANPKTESKCKSESKPDRRGDVISGAVDVNGTERANSGPGSQGKQTVGSKPEGLGASSSDKSQAKCDLSSVNVTLKHNKDRHKLNLLEEWDGETVMTKISEFLQIPIHGLKLVHKGKMANKDNVKNFVTEKAVFQAIGEPAESEYNLVSTDVDIICEQLSCTRNVAIRALRKTGDLVDAMFLIGNFD, from the coding sequence ATGGCAACACAGGAATGCAGCGCTAAGGAAAGGGAGCCACTGTCAACACAGGAAACAAAACCTGCCAAGGTCATGGTCGGAGGCCAGCACAAAACTGACAAATCCAATTCAACAAAATTCATTGGCGCATCTGAATCTAATCACAAACCAGACTCCACTTGCAGTGAGGAAGCCAATCCCAAAACAGAATCCAAGTGCAAATCTGAATCCAAGCCAGACAGAAGAGGTGACGTCATTTCAGGTGCAGTCGATGTCAATGGCACAGAAAGAGCCAACAGTGGCCCTGGCAGTCAAGGAAAACAAACGGTGGGCTCTAAACCAGAAGGCTTGGGGGCAAGTTCTTCAGACAAATCACAGGCAAAATGTGACCTCTCTTCAGTCAATGTTACCTTGAAACacaacaaagacagacacaagTTAAATCTACTGGAGGAATGGGACGGTGAAACAGTAATGACCAAAATCTCCGAGTTCCTACAGATACCAATACATGGACTAAAGCTGGTTCACAAAGGCAAAATGGCCAACAAAGACAATGTTAAGAATTTTGTTACTGAGAAAGCAGTGTTTCAAGCCATCGGTGAACCAGCTGAAAGCGAGTACAACTTAGTGAGCACCGATGTTGATATTATCTGTGAACAGTTATCCTGTACAAGAAATGTCGCCATACGAGCCCTGAGGAAAACCGGTGATCTTGTTGATGCTATGTTTCTGATAGGAAATTTTGACTAG